A window from Streptomyces sp. NBC_00271 encodes these proteins:
- a CDS encoding ABC transporter substrate-binding protein, producing MRTQSRRRPRALVAVAAGTLLAPLLSGCWVGAGGSGSGGDSINVLMVNNPQMVELQKLTKAHFTKESGIKVNFTVLPENDVRDKISQDFANQAGQYDVATLSNYEIPIYARNGWLHDMDTYVRQDSGYDEQDILAPMRQSLTAADGKLYGQPFYGESSFLMYRKDVFAQKGLTMPDHPTWEQVGQLAAEADGARSGMKGICLRGLPGWGEIMAPLTTVVNTFGGTWFDKDWKARLDSPEFEKATKFYVDLVRKHGESGAAQSGFAECLNNMTQGKTAMWYDATSAAGSLEASDSPVKGKIGYVPAPVEKTKSSGWLYTWAWGLQKASHNSDKAWKFISWASSKQYEQLVGDTIGWSNVPAGKRASTYTNAAYTKEAAAFQEMTREAIEGARPRDPGVQPRPAPGIQFVGIPEFTDLGTKVSQEISAAVAGRQSVDSALKKSQKLAEKISKEYEGR from the coding sequence ATGCGAACCCAGAGCCGACGGAGGCCGCGCGCACTAGTCGCGGTCGCCGCAGGGACGCTGCTCGCCCCGCTGCTCTCCGGCTGTTGGGTCGGAGCGGGCGGGTCGGGGTCGGGCGGCGACTCCATCAACGTCCTGATGGTCAACAACCCGCAGATGGTGGAGCTGCAGAAGCTCACCAAGGCGCACTTCACCAAGGAGAGCGGCATCAAGGTGAACTTCACCGTGCTGCCGGAGAACGACGTCCGCGACAAGATCAGCCAGGACTTCGCCAACCAGGCCGGTCAGTACGACGTCGCCACGCTCTCCAACTACGAGATCCCGATCTACGCCCGCAACGGCTGGCTGCACGACATGGACACCTACGTACGCCAGGACAGCGGCTACGACGAGCAGGACATCCTCGCCCCCATGCGGCAGTCCCTGACGGCGGCCGACGGCAAGCTCTACGGGCAGCCGTTCTACGGCGAGTCGTCCTTCCTGATGTACCGCAAGGACGTCTTCGCCCAGAAGGGCCTGACGATGCCCGACCACCCCACCTGGGAACAGGTGGGACAGCTGGCCGCCGAGGCCGACGGCGCCCGGTCCGGCATGAAGGGCATCTGTCTGCGCGGCCTGCCCGGCTGGGGCGAGATCATGGCGCCCCTCACCACCGTCGTGAACACCTTCGGCGGCACCTGGTTCGACAAGGACTGGAAGGCCCGTCTCGACTCCCCCGAGTTCGAGAAGGCGACGAAGTTCTACGTGGACCTCGTCCGCAAGCACGGCGAGTCCGGCGCCGCCCAGTCCGGCTTCGCCGAGTGCCTCAACAACATGACCCAGGGCAAGACCGCCATGTGGTACGACGCCACCTCCGCGGCGGGCTCCCTGGAGGCGTCCGACTCCCCGGTCAAGGGCAAGATCGGCTATGTACCCGCGCCCGTCGAGAAGACCAAGTCCTCCGGCTGGCTCTACACCTGGGCCTGGGGTCTGCAGAAGGCCTCCCACAACTCCGACAAGGCCTGGAAGTTCATCTCCTGGGCCTCGAGCAAGCAGTACGAGCAGCTGGTCGGGGACACGATCGGCTGGTCCAACGTGCCGGCCGGCAAGCGCGCCTCCACCTACACGAACGCCGCGTACACCAAGGAGGCCGCCGCCTTCCAGGAGATGACCCGCGAAGCCATCGAGGGCGCCCGGCCGCGTGACCCGGGCGTGCAGCCGCGCCCCGCGCCCGGCATCCAGTTCGTCGGCATCCCCGAGTTCACCGACCTCGGCACCAAGGTCTCGCAGGAGATCAGCGCGGCCGTCGCCGGACGCCAGTCCGTCGACTCGGCCCTGAAGAAGTCCCAGAAACTCGCCGAGAAGATCTCCAAGGAGTACGAGGGACGATGA
- a CDS encoding carbohydrate ABC transporter permease, which yields MTATTTAPVAATPVRTLGKPSNRLRAWATRAPLLPALIFMVAVTQLPFVATLVISFFDWNALYPKARHFTGLSNYSDVLTDPDLRHSVWTTILLTAAVVVASLVIGLGLALLLDRKFRGRGIVRTLLIAPFLVVPVAAALLWKHVLYNPEYGLLNGLLHYVGGPQPDWISNTPLLAVEASLVWQWTPFMMLILLAGLQSRDHQQIEAARVDGASDWQVFRYLTLPHLRRYLELGALLGSIYIVQNFDAVFTLTSGGLGTANLPYTVYQSFYQAHENGLASAAGVLVVIGSIIIATFALRVVSSLFREEVSRA from the coding sequence ATGACCGCCACGACAACGGCCCCCGTGGCCGCCACTCCCGTACGCACCCTGGGAAAGCCGTCCAACCGGCTGCGCGCCTGGGCCACCCGCGCCCCGCTGCTCCCCGCCCTGATCTTCATGGTCGCCGTGACCCAGCTCCCCTTCGTGGCCACGCTGGTGATCTCCTTCTTCGACTGGAACGCGCTCTACCCCAAGGCCCGCCACTTCACCGGCCTCTCCAACTACTCGGACGTCCTCACCGACCCCGACCTGCGCCACTCCGTCTGGACGACGATCCTCCTGACGGCGGCCGTGGTCGTCGCCAGCCTGGTCATCGGCCTGGGTCTGGCCCTGCTCCTGGACCGCAAGTTCCGCGGCCGGGGCATCGTCAGAACCCTCCTCATCGCCCCCTTCCTTGTGGTCCCGGTCGCCGCGGCCCTGCTCTGGAAGCACGTGCTCTACAACCCGGAGTACGGGCTGCTCAACGGACTGCTGCACTACGTGGGCGGCCCCCAGCCCGACTGGATCTCCAACACCCCGCTGCTGGCGGTCGAGGCCTCCCTGGTCTGGCAGTGGACGCCGTTCATGATGCTGATCCTCCTGGCCGGCCTGCAGAGCCGCGACCACCAGCAGATCGAGGCCGCCCGGGTGGACGGCGCGAGCGACTGGCAGGTCTTCCGCTACCTCACCCTCCCCCACCTGCGCCGCTACCTCGAACTGGGCGCCCTGCTGGGCTCGATCTACATCGTCCAGAACTTCGACGCGGTCTTCACCCTCACCTCGGGCGGCCTGGGGACGGCGAACCTCCCCTACACCGTCTACCAGAGCTTCTACCAGGCCCACGAGAACGGCCTCGCCTCCGCCGCGGGCGTCCTGGTCGTCATCGGTTCGATCATCATCGCGACCTTCGCGCTGCGCGTGGTCTCGTCCCTGTTCCGCGAGGAGGTGTCCCGCGCATGA
- a CDS encoding carbohydrate ABC transporter permease has product MSATTIRVRPRRARGTGLGLLAWLLGVLFFLPIAWMALTSFHSESDAATNPPSFGAALTLDGYRDFFGTGGGASPWPALLNSTVASVVSTLCVLLLAFPAAYALSIRPVKKWTDVLFFFLSTKMLPVVAGLLPIYLFAKNTGMLDNIWLLVILYTSMNLPIAVWMMQSFLAEVPVAVIEAAQIDGAKLPTILARVVAPIALPGIAATALICFIFSWNELLFARVLTGVVAETAPVFLTGFITSQGLFLAKVCAASLVISLPVLAAGFAAQDKLVQGLSLGAVK; this is encoded by the coding sequence ATGAGCGCCACCACGATCCGCGTACGACCCCGGCGTGCCCGGGGAACGGGCCTGGGCCTGCTGGCCTGGCTGCTCGGTGTGCTGTTCTTCCTGCCCATCGCGTGGATGGCCCTGACGTCGTTCCACTCGGAGTCGGACGCGGCGACCAACCCGCCGTCCTTCGGCGCCGCCCTCACCCTCGACGGCTACCGCGACTTCTTCGGCACGGGCGGCGGCGCGAGCCCCTGGCCCGCGCTGCTCAACTCGACGGTGGCCTCGGTGGTCTCCACCCTCTGCGTCCTCCTGCTGGCCTTCCCGGCGGCGTACGCACTCTCCATCCGCCCGGTGAAGAAGTGGACGGACGTCCTGTTCTTCTTCCTGTCGACGAAGATGCTGCCGGTGGTGGCGGGCCTCCTCCCGATCTACCTCTTCGCGAAGAACACCGGAATGCTGGACAACATCTGGCTCCTGGTCATCCTCTACACCTCCATGAACCTGCCGATCGCGGTGTGGATGATGCAGTCGTTCCTCGCCGAGGTACCGGTGGCGGTGATCGAGGCGGCCCAGATCGACGGCGCGAAACTGCCGACGATCCTGGCCCGAGTCGTCGCCCCCATAGCCCTCCCCGGCATCGCGGCCACGGCCCTGATCTGCTTCATCTTCAGCTGGAACGAACTGCTGTTCGCCCGCGTGCTGACCGGCGTGGTCGCCGAGACGGCCCCCGTCTTCCTGACCGGCTTCATCACCAGCCAGGGCCTGTTCCTGGCCAAGGTGTGCGCCGCCTCGCTCGTCATCTCCCTGCCGGTGCTCGCCGCGGGGTTCGCCGCCCAGGACAAACTGGTCCAGGGCCTGTCCTTGGGAGCCGTCAAATGA